A single region of the Bacteroides luhongzhouii genome encodes:
- a CDS encoding glycoside hydrolase family 3 C-terminal domain-containing protein, producing MRLFLLTICFLSVGAGTKMIAQDKKQTPVYLDDTQPMEVRVRDALNRMTVEEKTRLSYAQGKFSSPGCPRLGIPELWMSDGPHGVRAEINWNDWGYAGWTNDSCTAFPALTCLAASWNPLLAEKYGTAIGEEARYREKDVLLGPGVNIYRTPLNGRNFEYLGEDPYLASELCVPYIQGVQKNGVAACVKHYALNNQELWRGHIDVQLSDRALYEIYLPAFKAAVERGKVWSVMGAYNKVRGTHATHHKLLNNDILKGEWKFDGCVITDWGAAHDTYEAAMYGLDIEMGSYTNGLTSESEFGYDDYYLGKSYLKMVREGKIPMEVVNDKAERVLRLIFRTAMNRGKPFGALTSEEHYRTAYEVATEGIVLLKNGTGGKQPSLLPISQGKYKRILVVGDNATRNLMLGGGSSELKVQRVISPLDGIKAKFGDNVVYAQGYTSGRPMYGRADVIPQVIVDSLRNDAVEKAMNSDLVIFVGGLNKNHFQDCEGGDRLSYELPFAQNELIEALLKVNKNLIAVIVSGNAVEMPWVKEIPSIVQSWYLGSVGGEALADVLSGDVTPSGKLPFSYPVKLKDCPTHFFGEISYPGDSIRQEYKEDILVGYRWYDTKKVQPLFPFGYGMSYTTFEYGKLVVSAKTMNADGSIDILVKVKNTGKVIGKEIVQLYIGDEECSVLRPVKELKDFRKVQLLPNEEKEVKFTIKPEVLKFFDDKQHAWIVEPGKFKAYIAASSADIRNAVTFEYTSD from the coding sequence ATGAGACTGTTTTTATTGACTATATGTTTCCTGTCTGTTGGGGCAGGTACGAAGATGATTGCCCAGGATAAGAAACAAACACCGGTTTATCTTGATGATACACAACCGATGGAGGTTAGAGTGCGGGATGCTTTGAACCGTATGACCGTAGAGGAAAAAACTCGTCTTAGCTATGCACAGGGAAAGTTCAGCTCTCCAGGTTGTCCCCGTTTGGGTATTCCTGAACTTTGGATGAGTGACGGACCTCACGGTGTACGTGCCGAAATTAACTGGAACGATTGGGGATATGCAGGATGGACTAATGACAGTTGCACAGCCTTTCCTGCGCTGACCTGTCTGGCTGCCAGTTGGAATCCTCTGTTAGCGGAGAAGTATGGAACCGCTATTGGGGAGGAAGCCCGTTATCGTGAAAAGGATGTTTTGCTGGGACCGGGTGTGAATATCTATCGTACCCCACTCAATGGACGTAACTTTGAATATCTGGGAGAAGATCCTTATTTAGCTTCGGAACTTTGTGTTCCCTATATTCAGGGAGTGCAGAAGAATGGAGTAGCTGCTTGTGTGAAGCATTATGCGCTGAATAATCAGGAGTTATGGCGGGGACATATTGATGTGCAGCTAAGTGACCGTGCTCTGTATGAAATATATCTGCCTGCCTTTAAGGCTGCCGTAGAAAGAGGTAAGGTCTGGTCTGTTATGGGAGCATATAATAAGGTGCGTGGGACCCATGCTACTCATCACAAGCTATTGAATAATGATATACTGAAAGGAGAATGGAAATTCGACGGTTGTGTCATAACGGACTGGGGAGCTGCGCATGACACTTATGAAGCTGCCATGTATGGCTTGGATATTGAAATGGGATCTTATACGAATGGTTTGACTTCGGAATCGGAATTCGGTTATGATGATTATTACTTGGGCAAGTCTTATCTGAAAATGGTTCGGGAAGGTAAAATTCCGATGGAAGTAGTGAATGATAAGGCTGAACGTGTGCTACGTTTGATTTTCCGTACAGCTATGAATCGCGGGAAGCCGTTTGGGGCACTGACTAGTGAAGAGCACTATCGCACGGCTTATGAGGTTGCAACAGAGGGGATTGTCTTGTTGAAAAATGGAACTGGCGGGAAACAGCCTTCTTTATTGCCTATATCCCAAGGAAAATACAAACGTATTTTAGTGGTGGGAGATAATGCTACCCGTAATTTGATGTTAGGCGGTGGATCTTCAGAATTAAAAGTTCAGAGAGTGATTTCACCATTGGACGGTATAAAGGCCAAGTTTGGTGATAATGTAGTTTATGCACAAGGTTACACAAGCGGTCGTCCGATGTACGGTCGGGCGGATGTCATTCCGCAGGTTATTGTGGATTCTTTGCGTAATGATGCGGTGGAAAAAGCGATGAACTCGGATTTAGTGATTTTTGTAGGTGGATTGAATAAGAATCATTTTCAAGATTGTGAGGGTGGAGACCGTTTATCGTACGAACTTCCTTTTGCCCAGAATGAGTTGATAGAAGCTTTATTGAAGGTAAATAAAAACCTGATAGCGGTGATTGTCAGCGGAAATGCGGTGGAAATGCCTTGGGTGAAGGAGATTCCTTCTATTGTCCAGTCATGGTATTTAGGTTCTGTTGGTGGAGAGGCGCTAGCTGATGTGTTGAGTGGAGATGTGACTCCCAGTGGTAAACTGCCTTTCTCTTATCCGGTGAAACTGAAGGATTGTCCGACACATTTCTTTGGAGAAATCAGTTATCCGGGCGATAGCATCCGCCAGGAATATAAAGAAGATATTTTGGTTGGCTATCGCTGGTATGATACGAAGAAGGTGCAGCCACTCTTTCCTTTTGGCTATGGCATGAGTTATACTACCTTTGAGTATGGTAAACTTGTGGTGTCGGCTAAAACAATGAATGCTGATGGTAGTATAGATATTCTCGTGAAGGTTAAGAATACAGGAAAAGTAATAGGGAAAGAGATTGTTCAACTATATATTGGTGACGAAGAGTGTAGTGTTCTCCGTCCGGTTAAGGAATTGAAAGATTTCCGGAAGGTACAACTTCTTCCGAATGAAGAAAAAGAAGTGAAGTTTACGATAAAGCCGGAAGTGCTGAAGTTCTTTGATGATAAGCAGCATGCCTGGATCGTGGAACCAGGGAAGTTTAAAGCTTATATTGCCGCCTCTTCTGCTGACATCCGCAATGCAGTGACATTTGAGTATACTTCAGATTAG
- a CDS encoding glycoside hydrolase family 2 TIM barrel-domain containing protein produces the protein MMIGKLKYLILGSCLLLGGCLLLLGACSSSSPAFPRERSDFNADWRFHLGDGLQAAQPGFADNDWRVLNLPHDWAIEGDFSRENPSGTGGGSLPGGVGWYRKTFNVDKADTGKIFRIEFDGIYMNSEVFINGVSLGVRPYGYISFSYDLTSYLKWDEPNVLAVRVDNAEQPNSRWYSGCGIYRNVWLSKTAPIHVAGWGTYVTTSSVDEKQAVLNLATTLVNESDTNENVAVCSSLQDAEGREVAEIRSTGKTEAGKEVVFSQQLTVKQPQLWDIDTPYLYTLVTKVMRNEECIDRYTTPVGIRTFNFDARKGFILNGKQTKINGVCMHHDLGCLGAAVNARAIERQLQILKEMGCNGIRCSHNPPAPELLDLCDRMGFIVMDEAFDMWRKKKTAHDYARYFNEWHERDLNDFILRDRNHPSVFMWSIGNEVLEQWSDAKADTLSLEEANLILNFGHSSDMLAKEGEESINSLLTKKLVDFVKELDATRPVTAGCNEPNSGNHLFRSGALDVIGYNYHNKDIPNAPTNFPDKPFIITESNSALMTRGYYRMPSDRMFIWPERWDKPFVDSTFACSSYENCHVPWGNTHEESLKLVRDNDFISGQYVWTGFDYIGEPTPYGWPARSSYFGIVDLAGFPKDVYYLYQSEWTDKQVLHLFPHWNWTPGQEIDMWCYYNQADEVELFVNGKSQGVKCKDIDNLHVVWRVRFEPGVVKVVARKSGKVVAEKEIRTAGKPAEIRLTPDCSVLTADGKDLCFITVEVLDKKGNLCPNADNLVSFTVKGNAFIAGVDNGNPISMERFKDEKRKAFYGKCLVVIQNDGKPGKAELTATSEGLRRAVVKISAKEL, from the coding sequence ATGATGATTGGTAAACTAAAATATTTGATACTGGGGAGCTGCCTGCTACTGGGAGGTTGTCTGCTACTATTAGGAGCATGTAGCAGCTCTTCCCCCGCATTTCCGCGTGAGCGGTCCGACTTTAATGCAGACTGGCGTTTTCATTTAGGAGATGGACTGCAAGCGGCACAGCCCGGTTTTGCCGACAATGACTGGCGTGTATTGAATTTACCTCACGACTGGGCGATTGAGGGGGATTTCAGCAGGGAAAATCCTTCCGGTACAGGAGGAGGGTCACTTCCAGGGGGAGTCGGTTGGTATCGCAAAACCTTTAACGTGGATAAAGCCGATACGGGAAAGATATTCCGTATTGAGTTTGACGGAATATATATGAACTCGGAGGTATTTATCAATGGTGTTTCATTGGGAGTACGTCCTTATGGATATATTAGTTTCAGTTATGACCTGACCTCTTATCTGAAATGGGATGAGCCGAATGTACTGGCTGTACGTGTGGATAATGCGGAGCAACCTAATTCGCGATGGTATTCAGGTTGTGGCATTTACCGGAATGTGTGGCTAAGTAAGACCGCTCCGATACACGTGGCCGGATGGGGGACGTATGTCACGACATCGTCAGTTGACGAAAAACAGGCTGTACTGAATCTTGCTACTACCCTTGTGAATGAAAGTGATACGAACGAGAATGTTGCAGTCTGTTCATCCTTGCAGGATGCTGAAGGCAGAGAAGTTGCTGAAATCCGGTCAACTGGGAAAACGGAAGCCGGTAAGGAGGTTGTTTTTTCCCAGCAGCTGACTGTAAAGCAACCTCAATTGTGGGATATTGATACTCCGTATCTGTATACACTGGTTACCAAAGTGATGCGAAACGAGGAATGTATCGATAGGTATACTACTCCTGTTGGTATTCGCACATTCAATTTTGATGCACGGAAAGGATTCATATTGAACGGCAAACAGACAAAAATTAACGGTGTGTGTATGCATCATGACCTGGGCTGCCTGGGAGCGGCAGTCAATGCACGTGCCATTGAACGGCAATTGCAGATTCTGAAAGAAATGGGTTGTAACGGCATACGTTGTTCTCATAATCCTCCGGCACCCGAATTGCTTGATCTCTGTGACCGTATGGGGTTTATCGTGATGGATGAGGCTTTTGATATGTGGCGGAAGAAAAAGACGGCGCATGATTATGCACGTTACTTCAACGAATGGCATGAACGTGATTTGAATGATTTTATTTTGCGTGACCGTAATCATCCTTCTGTTTTTATGTGGAGTATCGGTAATGAAGTCCTGGAACAGTGGAGTGATGCCAAAGCGGATACGTTGAGTTTGGAAGAGGCTAATCTGATCTTGAATTTCGGACATTCTTCTGATATGTTGGCCAAAGAAGGAGAAGAAAGTATCAACTCTTTGCTGACGAAGAAGCTGGTGGATTTTGTGAAGGAGCTCGATGCTACCCGTCCTGTCACTGCCGGATGTAATGAGCCGAATTCCGGGAACCATTTATTTCGTTCCGGCGCATTGGATGTGATTGGCTATAATTATCATAACAAGGATATTCCCAATGCTCCGACCAATTTCCCGGACAAGCCGTTTATCATTACTGAAAGTAATTCGGCATTGATGACGCGTGGATATTACCGTATGCCCAGCGACCGGATGTTTATCTGGCCCGAACGTTGGGACAAGCCCTTTGTCGATTCTACTTTTGCCTGTTCATCTTATGAAAACTGTCATGTGCCTTGGGGAAACACTCACGAGGAAAGCCTCAAATTAGTCAGGGACAATGATTTTATCAGTGGACAATATGTATGGACTGGATTTGATTATATCGGAGAACCTACTCCTTACGGATGGCCTGCGCGTAGTTCGTATTTTGGTATTGTTGACCTGGCTGGTTTCCCGAAAGATGTCTACTATCTGTATCAATCGGAATGGACGGACAAACAGGTATTACATCTTTTCCCGCACTGGAACTGGACTCCGGGACAGGAGATCGATATGTGGTGTTACTATAATCAGGCTGATGAAGTGGAATTGTTTGTGAATGGAAAATCGCAAGGAGTGAAGTGTAAGGATATCGATAACCTGCATGTAGTTTGGCGTGTAAGGTTTGAACCGGGGGTGGTGAAGGTTGTTGCACGTAAAAGTGGTAAGGTAGTGGCGGAAAAGGAAATCAGGACAGCCGGAAAACCTGCAGAAATTCGTCTGACTCCTGATTGTTCTGTTCTTACTGCTGATGGAAAAGATTTGTGTTTTATCACTGTGGAGGTGTTGGATAAGAAAGGAAATCTTTGCCCTAATGCTGATAATTTAGTGAGTTTCACAGTAAAAGGTAATGCCTTTATCGCAGGGGTGGACAACGGAAACCCGATATCGATGGAACGCTTTAAGGATGAAAAGAGGAAAGCATTTTATGGAAAATGCCTTGTTGTAATTCAGAATGATGGAAAACCGGGAAAAGCAGAGCTAACAGCTACTTCAGAGGGGCTTCGGCGAGCTGTGGTAAAGATCTCGGCGAAAGAATTGTAA
- a CDS encoding alpha-xylosidase BoGH31A: MIMNMKNIFCCLLPGLLFGACSNKVYEETGDSVIVKVQQKEIGGPRLVRLQVMGDKLIRVSATADSKFADPQSLIVVPQEKQTSFAVVQNGDTITVSTEEVKASVLISTGEVWFTDRNGELILQENKGGGKKFTPIEVEGTKGYTICQVFESPEDEAFYGLGQHQADEFNYKGKNEELFQYNTKVSVPFVVSNKNYGILLDSYSLCRFGNPNDYSQLNRIFKLYDKTGQEGALTGTYVPKKGENLVRREDSIYFENLKTIENLPKKLPLMGANVTYEGEIEPAQTGEFKFILYYAGYVKVYLNNELVVPERWRTAWNPNSYKFAAHLEAGKRVPLKIEWQPDGGQSYCGLRALTSVDPAEQGKQSWWSEMAKQLDYYFVVGEDMDEVISGYRTLTGKSPVMPKWAMGFWQSREKYNTQDEMLGALKGFRDRKIPLDNIVLDWNHWPENAWGSHEFDKARFPDPKAMVDSIHAMHGRMMISVWPKFYVTTEHFKEFDENGWMYQQSVRDSLKDWVGPGYHYGFYDAYDPDARKLFWKQMYEHYYPLGIDAWWMDASEPNVRDCTDLEYRKALCGPTALGSSTEFFNAYALMNAEAIYDGQRGVDNNKRVFLLTRSGFAGLQRYSTATWSGDIGTRWEDMKAQISAGLNFAMSGIPYWTMDIGGFCVENRYVAGQKQWNATKTENADYKEWRELNARWYQFGAFVPLYRAHGQYPFREIWEIAPEGHPAYQSVVYYTRLRYNMMPYIYSLAGMTWLDDYTIMRPLVMDFTADAEVNNIGDQFMFGPSFMVSPVYRYGDRSREIYFPQSEGWYDFYSGKFQAGGERKVIEAPYERIPLYVRAGAIVPFGDDIQYTDEKPADHIRLYIYQGADGEFTLYEDEGVNYNYEQGRYAMIPMKYDEATKTLVIGERQGDFPGMLKERTFTVITVNKEKAQPFDLNAKGVTVKYNGSKQTLKL, from the coding sequence AGTCTGATTGTTGTTCCGCAGGAAAAACAAACATCCTTTGCCGTTGTGCAGAATGGCGATACGATTACAGTGTCTACTGAAGAAGTAAAAGCATCCGTACTGATTAGTACCGGGGAAGTGTGGTTTACGGATCGAAACGGAGAGTTAATCCTACAGGAAAACAAGGGAGGAGGAAAGAAGTTTACTCCGATAGAAGTGGAGGGGACGAAAGGATATACGATCTGTCAGGTATTTGAGTCTCCCGAAGATGAGGCGTTTTACGGATTAGGTCAGCATCAGGCGGATGAATTTAATTATAAGGGCAAGAATGAAGAATTGTTCCAATACAATACGAAAGTATCTGTTCCGTTTGTTGTTTCGAATAAAAATTATGGCATACTACTGGATAGTTATTCGTTGTGCCGCTTCGGTAATCCGAATGATTATTCCCAGTTGAACCGTATCTTTAAACTTTATGATAAGACAGGTCAGGAAGGGGCGCTTACCGGTACTTATGTACCGAAAAAAGGAGAAAATCTGGTTCGTCGGGAAGATTCCATTTATTTCGAGAATCTGAAAACGATTGAGAATCTTCCGAAGAAACTGCCGTTAATGGGAGCTAACGTCACCTATGAAGGAGAGATAGAGCCTGCTCAAACGGGAGAATTTAAGTTTATTCTTTATTATGCAGGATATGTCAAGGTTTATTTGAATAATGAGCTGGTTGTGCCGGAACGTTGGCGTACTGCATGGAATCCTAATAGTTATAAGTTTGCTGCTCATTTGGAAGCAGGAAAGCGTGTGCCGTTGAAAATCGAGTGGCAGCCTGATGGCGGGCAGTCTTATTGCGGGCTGCGGGCATTGACTTCTGTAGATCCGGCAGAACAGGGGAAACAGTCATGGTGGAGCGAGATGGCAAAGCAGCTTGATTATTATTTTGTGGTTGGTGAGGATATGGATGAAGTAATCAGTGGCTATCGGACTCTGACCGGAAAGTCACCTGTTATGCCGAAATGGGCAATGGGTTTTTGGCAAAGTCGGGAGAAGTATAATACACAAGATGAAATGTTGGGAGCACTGAAAGGTTTCCGTGATCGTAAAATTCCGTTGGATAATATCGTACTGGATTGGAATCACTGGCCGGAGAATGCCTGGGGTAGTCACGAGTTTGATAAGGCTCGTTTTCCAGATCCGAAAGCAATGGTCGATTCAATCCATGCTATGCATGGCCGTATGATGATCTCGGTATGGCCTAAGTTCTATGTTACTACTGAACATTTCAAAGAATTCGACGAGAATGGATGGATGTATCAGCAGTCTGTCAGGGATAGCTTGAAAGATTGGGTAGGTCCCGGTTACCATTATGGTTTTTATGATGCTTATGATCCCGACGCACGGAAATTGTTTTGGAAACAGATGTATGAGCATTATTATCCGTTGGGTATAGATGCCTGGTGGATGGACGCCAGCGAACCGAATGTGCGTGATTGTACAGACTTGGAATATCGGAAGGCTTTGTGCGGGCCTACGGCATTAGGTTCCTCAACAGAATTCTTCAATGCTTATGCACTGATGAATGCGGAAGCGATTTATGACGGTCAGCGCGGGGTGGATAATAACAAACGTGTGTTCTTATTGACCCGTTCGGGATTTGCCGGATTGCAGCGTTATTCTACGGCTACATGGAGTGGAGATATCGGTACACGTTGGGAAGATATGAAAGCGCAGATTTCTGCAGGGTTGAATTTTGCGATGAGTGGAATTCCTTATTGGACAATGGATATTGGCGGTTTTTGTGTAGAGAATCGTTATGTGGCAGGGCAGAAACAATGGAATGCGACAAAGACGGAAAACGCCGATTATAAAGAATGGCGTGAGTTGAATGCCCGCTGGTATCAATTCGGTGCGTTTGTGCCTTTATATCGTGCACACGGGCAATACCCTTTCCGTGAAATATGGGAGATTGCGCCGGAAGGGCATCCGGCTTATCAGTCGGTTGTGTATTATACCAGGTTACGTTATAATATGATGCCGTATATTTATTCGTTGGCAGGTATGACCTGGTTGGATGATTATACGATCATGCGTCCCTTAGTTATGGATTTCACAGCGGATGCCGAAGTGAATAATATTGGTGACCAGTTTATGTTCGGTCCTTCGTTTATGGTATCTCCTGTTTATCGATATGGTGACCGCAGCCGTGAAATTTATTTCCCTCAATCAGAAGGCTGGTATGATTTTTATTCAGGCAAATTTCAGGCTGGAGGAGAGAGAAAGGTAATAGAAGCTCCTTATGAGCGTATTCCGTTGTATGTGCGTGCCGGTGCTATCGTACCATTCGGAGATGATATTCAGTATACGGATGAAAAACCGGCGGATCATATCCGTTTGTATATTTATCAGGGAGCGGATGGAGAGTTTACGTTATACGAAGATGAGGGTGTGAATTATAACTATGAACAAGGGAGGTATGCCATGATACCAATGAAGTATGATGAAGCTACCAAGACTTTAGTGATCGGTGAACGCCAGGGAGACTTTCCGGGTATGCTGAAAGAACGGACTTTTACTGTGATTACGGTCAATAAGGAAAAAGCCCAACCGTTTGATTTGAATGCGAAAGGGGTGACTGTGAAGTATAATGGCAGCAAACAGACATTGAAACTGTAG